The genomic region TATTGTGCTTAAGAAAAGTTTATAAAGCACATCTGATCAGTAATCCAAGTGATTTGTACATGCACTTTAGGGGATATAAAATATTGGATGTTTTACCATTTACATGCCTTTCATTTCTACCATGGTTGAAAGCCAGATGGTCATAATGGAATTAAAAGAGAATTAATTGGATTTCAAATTCCCTTTGAAATGAAATCAGAAccatttgaaacaaaaacatttatcaTCTGTATAGAGATAACCCCTCAGCATTCATCTCTGAAAGCCAAGCAGGCTCATGCTCAGCGTGAAAAATTCACTCTGTGATGTAGACTGGAGACAAAcaattttcaaatcaaactgaCTTGAAGGACAACAGCTTGGTCTCCCTTGACATGTCCTTAAATACCAAATAGCAAGCAAGGAGCACGCAATGTGTCTGAAGGTACTTCACACTGACAATACAAAAACATGACAAAGGAGCGAGCAGGTTGAGCAATGCATGGATCAATTCAAAAACAAATAATGCCTTCAAATACACTGTAAGAGATAAACAATTACGTGAGTAGCCTGTCAAGAGGGCACCAATCAAAATTTTCTGGAAAAAGAACAGCCGCTTTGTGGAAAATTGATGGAAGGGGATTGGCCAAACATCTAGGACTggaaataatattcaatacgAAACTTCTATATAATGAACAAATCAAACAGAAAAATATTACGATCCCACCTCTATATTTTTCTTACTTCTTGCACTCTTAGCAGGAGTGTTCTCTTTCCAAAACCACAAGGCCTTTCTATGTATAGCATGGTTCTGCATGGGGTCGCTTGTGGACTTTTAAAGACcagtggttagcacgtccgcctcacatcACCTCTCAGTGTGGACttagcatgttctccccatgcttgTGTGGGTTCTTtctgggcactctggtttcctacCACAGTCCAAAAGAATATTATGTTTAGGTCTAAATTGCCTGGAGGCGTGAATGGTTGTCTCTATGTGCCAGTGTTGGGAGTGACAGATGAATGATCAGTCCAGAGTGTACTGCACCTCTCACCCTAACACAGCTGGGATAGACTTCAGTTTCCCCTTGACCTTGAGCAGGATAAGTAAAATAATGAATGGATATCGGAGCTCTGGGTTTCCAGCACTGCAGCTGCATCCCATCATGCAGTCAGAGCAATGTAGAGAAATGTTTGATCAAATCAGAAGGTCTGTTTCGCCTCACTTGCATCCACATCACTGTCATAAGTCACATTTGGTCAGGTTTGAAAAAGCACTGAGCACTTTTGATGTTGTTGGAGGAACCTTTAACACACCTGATAAATTCAAggtaactgtttttttttacattttactttTCAATGTAAGCTTACATCTTTCACACAGCAGGAGAATGGAGACAAAGAGATGAGGAAAACTCCTCTGATAGGTGTTCAGAAAATTGACTGATTTAACGTTTATGGACAATCTTGTGTAGTAACAACGCCATTACTTTTTTGAAGAGGCTGGAATCTGCTTTTGTCTGGTGTCTCGTTTCTTCTCACCACCCTATGACAAAAAGCAAGGTCAATTAAAAATCGTACTTCCTCAGTGGCATTTATGAAATCGCCTGCATAAATGACACGGCATCTATTAAGGACATGTTCAGTGGTGTCTTGATATATGATTGTCGtaatttaagttttttttttgctatcagCCATCATTGGTccaatttttttccttttacatTAATCAGGACTTTGGCATATGATTACTGAAAAAAGAGAAGCTTGACACTCATCTATGCCACTCCCAGTCAAACACACTTACTTGAGATAGAATGGATAGATGAAAGAAAATTGTACCAAATTTGTCTCATCATAGTAGGAATGAACAGAGGCCATGAAGGCTTGAAATGTAAAGAAAATGCCGAATGCTCTTCTTCAAGACTGTATTTTGTGACACTTTACATTATTTCAAGCTTGAAAGATAAGAAGAACATTTTATATATTGTCACTTCCATGACTTAGTTCCTGGCTTCCTTGCCGGAACAAATAGTGAGTGAAAGCATGAGAATGCTGTAGTGCCTTTGAATTATGAGCCTTCGAATCTTGGGGAAAATGGGGAAAACAATCAGAAAAGCTTTAGAGGAAAGGTGGATTTATTTACTCTAAATTTAATGATATGTCTTGTACTTTTAAAACATATTTTGCCACAtactgtcaactgaaaatgttaTTAAATGTGCGGAGGGCTCAGGTAACAACAAATCACAGCTTTCAagcatcacatgaccaaacccagaaaacagcTGTTAAGGTTCTTAACGCTTGTGCATCCATAAAGATTTTATGATGACGATAATTTGAATTTGGAGCAAATGAATGCACTTTACATTATTTGATAGAGGGGTATTATTTGGAACTGTGGAAGTAAGCCCATTAATTGTTTGACTTTGGAAGTTCCATTTGCATGCCGGTAATTCATGGACTCACCGTCTTTTAAGAAAAACAGCCACAGTCACCACAAGAATTCCCCCCAGCAGTGTAGCTACACAGCTATAGAGTACATAACCTGATGAGACACATAAGACATGCAGCAATTAAATtcagaacaaaaacaagtacATGAGAAAGTAGCGAAGTGGAGTGTTAAACGCTTGCATTTACCAGATAGCCCGCTCTGACCTTCATCAGTTTCACTGATTGGGGGAGGAGTAGAGGGACCATTATCCCTCATCCAATGGGTGTCTTAAAATAGATATAAGCACTCTTGTAAGCTAGTCCATATACAATAAGTGCATCTTTTACTTACTGAAGTGTGATCTGTTGTGTAGCACATCATGAACCATACTGCATGTGTAGAGATCGGCACCATGTACTTGTTCGCACGTGCACGGATGGTGCAGTGTCGTTCCCAACGTGGCCACAAAGGCTTTTCTGCAGTCCAATTCTCTTCCAAGAATGAGTGCTGGATTCATGAGGTGCAAACATTCACTTTGAAGAGTAACCTCACTGCAAGAAGACTCCTCGGAGGTCCAGCACTTGTTTTGAAAACTTTTTAGCAATTCTCTGCAAGACAAATATAAGCATGGAATGACACCAAAGCCGTAAAGGTCAAGCACAATTTATTTCCTCCctcggaaaaaaaatgaaacatgaaaatgaaactatgtctaaaaaaaacaaagtcaacaaCACATATGAAGTGACAGCAAAAGGAGTGGACATTAACTATTTGTTGTACATTTAAACAAAAGCATCTATGATGTGGTATAACAAAAATATTCGCAACTGTATACCTGCAATGCTGCTCCTCCAAACAGCGTCTCACAGCCTCCTGACAGATCCAAAGTTGGTCCCCACAAGTGTTGCCATGTATTGCTGCTTTCATTTCTAGGCAGCTTACATCTGGTGGATCACACTCGCACATTACCAGCCTCTCGGCTAAGTCGTATGGCACACTACTGTAGAAACGTCGCATTTCTTGCCCACAGCTGTCATGGTCACACTGAGCCTCCATGCAAGTCTGAAGGACAGGTGCCAAATGCTTGTTGCACATGGAGTCACTCAAGCAAAATCTTATTTGGTGCGTGCATGATCGAGCAGCATCCTCTACAAAAAGAAAGACATCATTTCTTTAACAGACGTGAATGTCACATAAACACAACATAAAAACACAACTACCAAATTCTCTGAAACTGCTTGATTGCCAGTCAGCCGGTGTGCTTCTCTTGTGTGGAGCTACAGTACAAATAACAATGAGACTAATTAGTTCCATCCAATTCTATGAAAGCCTGTTATTCCGGGAGCTAATTTGTACCACAAAAGCCTTTATTCACACATGTGATCGCCTTGGGTAAACAGCAATATTGTCCGTGGCGAATACTGCACCTGGCTTTGACTTGCATTGTGCCAGCAGGTCTTCCTTCCAGGAGCACACACACCCTTGCAGCTCAGCAAATTTGTCTAATACAGCTTGGGTTGTCAGGTTACACATCTCTGACTCTTTTATTTGGCATCCTTAAAAACAGGTAGAGCAGATGtatggaaaaacatttttctttgtgtgtaCAACAGGTTCTTATGTGCCCACTACTCTTGAATACACAACAGGGAGGGGTTGAGGTCACAGCATAATGTCTATCTAGTATTGAGTTATACAGACTTTGCTCTAGGCTATAGCCCAAGCCATTCAAGCTAAGAGGCAATTTAATTAAAGAGCCCGATGTGCTGAGGTTACGGAGAAAATACAGCTATTGAAAACCGTACATTACCCTCACACAGGCTGATGAAAAGCATCTTCTGCTTTTTACTTAAAAGTGAAATGCATGTCGCACAGTCGGAGTGTGTAGTGATGCTGGCAAGGATGCAAACATGAGGAACGAGAAGTCCtaaaatgcaaaagaaaaaaaatgttattctCACAGGCAAATGTATTCATACACTGGCTAAACACTGAGTGACGATGatattattattgattattattttgaGTGATGTGCACGTGCGTATTGGAACATGGACAGCTTTTTGACAAAATAATCAgtttaatattcatattattgTGCAACCAGCTGTTACTGTCTTTGAGTGCATTTTTGGCATTTCCAACTCTTTAAGTAAAATTTTAAATGCTCACAttctaaatactttttttaagaTTGATTTATAAAAGTGTCATAGAAGCACAAATACAGTTACAGTGATAAAGCCCTCAACTATTAACAATAAGTAAAATTTGGCATGTtatcataaattaaaaaaaattttaaaacaaaatccagATAATTGACTTATGGCACATCTCAAGAGGCTCACATCTTACATCTTGCTTCAATCGTTCCCAGAGGGAAAATACCaatgacaaacaaaatttaCATTGAACAGAGTTTCTGGGCATATGAATAACTTTGGGCTTGCCAAAATTGTTACAAATTATTACAAGCACATACTCTTCAACTTTTCAACATCATCTTAATGCAATAAATAATAGCTGCTCCCATGATAAAGATGAATGAGATAGACTCACCAAGAAAGAGAGCATGCACATGTTTTCTCTGCATGGTGGCTGACAAATACAGCACTGCTTtaagctgctgttgctgcctttttttttaaagctaggATACACGCCCACATTGAGTACAAATGCATTTACAGAGAGCCTGCACCTTGcacaatataaataataaatatatagtaTTCCCTTGCGGGCCTTTCCCCTCAAATCCATGATAGGGCAAGTAGCATACATTAAATAAACACCCCAAGGCTAATTAACCTATTAATTTATTCAAGGTCTCATTTTGGTCTCATGTAGAGCATTCCTATATGAGAATATTTCAAATGCCCCTGTTTCACAGAAAATATAAAAGCAGCTGAATAGCACAggtttaaaaaagaagaaagactgaaagacaaaaaaagagaaagaaaaacatataaAGGGATGCTCTTGTAGCATTACTTATGGTTGTTCTGAAG from Syngnathus typhle isolate RoL2023-S1 ecotype Sweden linkage group LG8, RoL_Styp_1.0, whole genome shotgun sequence harbors:
- the gfral gene encoding GDNF family receptor alpha-like isoform X1; this translates as MQRKHVHALFLGLLVPHVCILASITTHSDCATCISLLSKKQKMLFISLCEGCQIKESEMCNLTTQAVLDKFAELQGCVCSWKEDLLAQCKSKPAPHKRSTPADWQSSSFREFEDAARSCTHQIRFCLSDSMCNKHLAPVLQTCMEAQCDHDSCGQEMRRFYSSVPYDLAERLVMCECDPPDVSCLEMKAAIHGNTCGDQLWICQEAVRRCLEEQHCRELLKSFQNKCWTSEESSCSEVTLQSECLHLMNPALILGRELDCRKAFVATLGTTLHHPCTCEQVHGADLYTCSMVHDVLHNRSHFNTHWMRDNGPSTPPPISETDEGQSGLSGYVLYSCVATLLGGILVVTVAVFLKRRVVRRNETPDKSRFQPLQKSNGVVTTQDCP
- the gfral gene encoding GDNF family receptor alpha-like isoform X2 produces the protein MCNLTTQAVLDKFAELQGCVCSWKEDLLAQCKSKPAPHKRSTPADWQSSSFREFEDAARSCTHQIRFCLSDSMCNKHLAPVLQTCMEAQCDHDSCGQEMRRFYSSVPYDLAERLVMCECDPPDVSCLEMKAAIHGNTCGDQLWICQEAVRRCLEEQHCRELLKSFQNKCWTSEESSCSEVTLQSECLHLMNPALILGRELDCRKAFVATLGTTLHHPCTCEQVHGADLYTCSMVHDVLHNRSHFNTHWMRDNGPSTPPPISETDEGQSGLSGYVLYSCVATLLGGILVVTVAVFLKRRVVRRNETPDKSRFQPLQKSNGVVTTQDCP